From the genome of Rhinolophus ferrumequinum isolate MPI-CBG mRhiFer1 chromosome 24, mRhiFer1_v1.p, whole genome shotgun sequence:
CACTTTCCACAGTACACCATGGGGTGGCGTTCTAGGCCTTGAGGCCCCAGCGATCAAGCACTTCGAGTCTGACTCTGGCCCACGGAAACGTGCAAGTCCGAGGGGTCATCTCTTGGCGAGGCAGAGCCCTCCATCCAGGGGAGTTCTGTGTCCTTTACTGCTTGACTGTCCCACAACCCCAAACTCCAGCTGCCTGGCAAGAAATCGGAACGCTCAATAAGGATCATGGATGCAAGCCTGTGAGTTCCAGAACATTCTCCACTGGAACCTTGCTCAAAGAGCGCCCCATGCAGCCAGGCGGCTTTCCTTTAGAAGCATGAGGTAGAACCTCCTCTTTCCGGTTTCTACTTGCAGCCCGCCTTGTCCCAAGGGCCAGGCACTGTCACCATCTCatcttcctccctgcccctccgTACGACACACAAGAGTAGGTGTGATGTGGGAGAACACGGGGAGGAAAGGTCAAGTCCCACCAGCCCTCTTGTAAGCCACAAGGTTGGGAAGGGATCTGCCTTGGGATGGCAGGTCACACTCCACCTCCCAAACAGGCCATGTGAGGCAGGAGAGCCAGCCTGGCCTTGCCCATGGTGTGTGGAACACGTCCTGGCCAAAGGAGCCTTGACAAACCACTTAGCCTTTGGGAACCTGGCTTGAACTAGGGCAGCCACAAAGTGGCCAGCTACCTTCTCACTTCTCCCCACAGTAGGGCGGGACCGTTCCTCTCCTGAGAGGAAGCTGGGCCCTCAAAAGTATGGGCAAGAGCCACACAGTGCAGGACTAGGGCCTGTCTCTGTGCTGCACGCCGCATCTGGGTCTCtttacataaaaaagaagcaCCAGGGTCTCTGTCTCCCCTGGTCCCCACTGACCCTGTATCAGATCCCAATTCTGCCCcacaggcagagggcagaggaagcACAGAGGGAAAGGGTCCCAGGCAAGAAAGCTATGAAGCAGGACGATCCCAGGTCCCTAGGGGCTCAGCTTTGGCCTCACAGAGGTGAAATGAAATCCATATACCTGCACACGCAGGGTCAGCAGGGACCAGGGGAGACCGAGGTCTCCAGGACACGCAGGGTCATTTGGAGCCGACTACAGAAGCGCCTGCCCCCAAACCTGTAAACCAGTGCTCCCAGCTGTTCACCCTCGTTACTGACCTTTCCCCCTCACCGGCAGGAGTCACTCTGCCCCCAAGCACATTACAGTACCCGCTTCATTTCTGCTCCTCCTCCAACTGATTGAATGTGTTTTTTGTGTTACGCTGAATATGCTGCACAAGATGGAAGTTTACAGTTTAGGTGTACAAAAAAGGAGAGTATAGGTGTGGCTGAAGAGAAAGGTACTGAGAGCACCATTAGAACTCTGGCAATCTGCTATTCAAGGAACTGCTGACATCACCTGTCCTACCCAAAGGTCAAGGGTCGGGTCTATGCGAACCCAGAATCACACTCAACCGACCCCAGGCACACTGCACCTGTCACAGGTGTTCATAAGAGCAAAGGTAGAGTAGGGACTCACCTGGCAGAAAACTTGGCTTGTCAGTGGTAAGACAGGAAAGCCCACCCGACCGAGATCCCTCCCGGTGGTGAAGGGGAAGGTTTTCCTGGCTCCCTCACAACAAGTCATGGTCTGGAAGGTCTAAGAGtgacagaaaattccagaaaaggcCACATTTGGGAGGCATGCTGCCTAGGGAACTCACACCAGGTTGACCACGAGGGGCAAGTCTTGGCccccctcttcctgtccctgtgGGCCCCACCCCACACTGGCCAGCTGTCACCTCAGCTTacaccttccctctctcccactgaAAGACAACAGTGATAACAGGTGAGGTGACATGCCTCACTACTCGTCCCCAAACCAGCACCTGGAAGAACAAGGCTCACTCCCTCTCTGCTTCTAGAAGAATGTCAGAACAGCACATGGGCAGCTCCAGCAACCTAGACTTGAGGTCACTGGGCCTGAGGAAAACTGAACATCAAATTGCCACACCCCCAAGTCAGGAAGGCCAGCCCCTGCTCCTGGGCAGAATATCCGCATGTGCGCTGCCCAGCAGGGTGGGGCCCTAGGGCAGTCCTGAGGGCCTCAGGGCAGTCACCTCCACCAGCCCAGGACCCCTTGTGTGTGCCATCTGCGCTGGGGACGGAAGCCGACACGCCAGCTGGAGAACCAAAAGGGTTTCCCTTGGTGGGAGTGTGGGGACTGTGCCGTACACGGCCCCTCAGTGGGCCACATAATGGCCTTCGGAACCCTGATTTCCCAAGGTTTTCGGCTCTGCTGTGCTGCCCACCTGGGGGAGGAGTGGCAAGCtgcttcccctctctgcccctcGGCATCCTTCAGGGTCCACAAGGGCATCCAGCACGAAGTCCTCAGGCTGCATGGGTTTTACAAACTGTCTGCAGCTTCCCGTGCCAGAATTTCGTCCTACGTTTTGAGAACTGACACAGGGGAACCAGCTTTAATGTGCCTAAGAAAAATAGCTACCAAACGCAACTTTAACACCtagacacacaaacacataggACACAACTTCAAAACGAGGGGCGACCCTTTACATGAAGTCAATTCACCTGCATGAAAAACCGCGCTATCCTGTCCTTATGTCCCCGCCTTTCTCGCTGGGGCTGTGCGACGAGCCGGCCCTGGGAACGACCGAGGACCGCGGGGGCAGTTCCCGTGGCTACCCCAGGAGGACCCCTGACGCACGCTTGCTGCGGCGTCCCAGGTGCAGGGAGAGACTGAACGCAGGGGACCACGGCGGCGCCCAGCCAGGCTTCCGGAACCTGCGCGCACCCGGGCGCTACGCCCCTCGCGGGAGGAGACGCCACTCACCGTCCGCGGGGGCGCGGCCCAGGGCGGCCGCCGCCAGCCCAGCCAGCGGGCGTCGCAGCATGAggtgccgccgccgccgcccttGGGGACGTACGTCACAGCACCGCGCCAGCCCGCTTCCACCCGAGGGGCTGCGTCAACGCTGCGCCGGCCGCCTACGCCCGCGGCGGGACAAGGACGTCACCGCGCCGGGCCGCCCCCGCCTTTCTGGGCCGTTCGGCAGCGCCGCGCGTCGCAGCGCTCGCGGGTGACGTGCGGCCGCACAGCGGGAAGGCGGGCGTTGAGTCCGCGGTGACCGGGTGCTCGGCTCGGTCATTCCCGCTTCTGCCTGGCCACTGGCGGCTGAGCCGCTGGCCCTCGAGGCTGCACCGGAGCTCAGTGAGGGTGGCAGGTTGGTGCCACGtcgtgcggggggggggggggggaattccCCGAGGGGGGGTCCGGGCGCCGCCGGTATCCGCTCAGGAAGCTTGCAGCACTGCTCTCTCCCACCGGTTCACCTGCTAAGGCCAAGGGAGGCCTGCAGAGGCCCTGCTCTGCCGGGAGACAGCGAGGCAGACCCGCGCGTCTCGGCCGGGAGGGCTCGTTTCCTGAGGTCTGCGTGCCCAACAGGCATTTGGTTTTGCAACTGCCGGCTTATCGCGGACACCTCAGCACAGATGCTTCCCTGGGTTTCAGGGCTTAGTAAGAGTGGCCCTAAGCCACGGCTCCCTTTCTGTAGTCCTTACCTTACTGGGTTTTGTGAGACTTACATGACCTTGGAAAACAAGGTGTGAGCCAACCTCCGTATACGTTGCACTCCATCCTCAGAACGATCTCCTGACTCGTAACCCACGAGAAtgagcccaggccctgcccagacTTACCCAGTCAGGGTCTTGGAGAGTAGAACCTGGGCGTCTGCTGTTCACAAACCTTCCACAGGTCAGGGCAGAGAGCTTGATAGGTTACTGCGACATTGGCAGTGGCACGGCGACAACATACTTGTTTGGGGACGTGATTGGGTCTGTGGCTTTCTTCCGGGCTAGGGTTTGAGGAGGATCAATTAGGTAGAAAAGCCTGCCTGTTAAAAAGATTTCCTTGCCCAGCAGGTTTCACGCTGCGCCTGTGACTGACCGTGGGCCTCCACATACCTCAGGGGCCCTCAGGAGGAATGGCAGCCATAAGCAGCCGGCTTGGGTAAGCACAAACTTCCACACCCCTTGGGATTGCTGTCATGGGGCCACCCAAAGGAACACCCACTCGGGCTTCAGGCCGTGCTGCCTGAAGGAAGCTTCCTGAGCCAGTGTGTTTATTTGGATAATATGCGCAAGTTCACGTGTGGATGACTTGACAAGGTGTCAAGGGAAGAATGGAAGCGACTTTTGACTTCCCAGCACCAGATATACACCTTCCTGTTCAGAACCTACAGCCGAGCCCAGCTCTGGGTCCCTGTAGGGGCCGTGGCCTTCCTGCTGTTCCCACCAGAACTGCTTCCCCATCTGCCCAGTGCCCTGGTCCTCTGGCCTCCCCCAAATGGGAAGCATAGTGTGGCCAGTGTTgccagaggaggaaatgagggcAGGATTCATGTTGTTTCTGTGGAATATGGGAAGAGGGGTGCAGCACTTGAAGCCTGAGTCAGtgtggagaggggaagggactctGGCAGCAGTGTTCCCTGGGGGGCCCTCATCCTGGTAAAGGTTCAAGTGGGAACCACTGTTATAGTGGGAGGACACCACCATCTCCTTTCTCCTGTCTTGCACTTCTCAAGGCAGGGACTGAATTCATTTGGCCAAAATTTATTGAGCGCTCAGCTCAACAGGGTCTGGGACTTAACAGTAAATAAGATGCAGTTCTTGCCCTCTGGCCATTAGAGTCTAGCAGAAGAGATGGGCCCTCCGCCCCCAGTGTTAGCTGGGAAGTACAGGGGGTGGGTCTGAATCCAAGTTTGCTTGAAAGCTAGAGTGGAGGGGACTTTGGGGGTCACAGGGCAAGGCCCCAAGTGGGTGCGACAGGTGGACGGTGGGCCTTGCCCTTTCCTGTCATCTCAGAGCATGTGCTCTGCCGTGTGCGGGTCTCAGTGTCAACCGTGTTCAGAAGCTGAGTGGCTTCCAGGGGTCTTGGTGTGCTCAGCCTGCCCCAACAGAACATCAAAGAGCAGGCAGCTtgtttcccacagttctggagctcTTTCTTCCTGGATCACAGACAgccgccttctccctgtgtccttacAGGGCAGACAGAGCAAGCGAGTTCCtgtcttttataagggcaccagtaCCACTGGGGGGGCCCACTCTCATGGCCTCATCTAATCCTAATCAGTTCCCAAAGGCCCTGCTCTTGATGACATCTTATTGGAGGTTAgcacttcaacatgtgaatttgggggcaCAAATGTTCGGTCCACAGCACCAGGTCTGCCGTCCCTGGAAGGCAGCTTCCTGCTCCATGCTCATGTCCAGGGTTCCACACATCCAGAGACTGCTGGCCTGAGCCCTCTGTCCACAGCTGTCTGGGAGCCTTGTGTGCTCAGCTCCTGCAGCCTCTTCCCAGACATGGGGTAGGAGCTGCTCTGACCACATTCCACATCTTGGGGGTCACTGCGTGCTCCAATATGCGCTGGCTGGCCTGGGCTACGTGGGCGCTCTGGTCCAGCTGACCTGCCGCTGACCAGTGTATGTGTCTGCAGCCTGCTGCCGCAGTGTGTGGTGACAGGGGCCGTCCCTGTGTGCCGTTGCCTACACACATCCGCCTGGTGGGCTGACAGCAGCAGAGCTTCGCTCACACGTGTGCACAGACAGGCCTATGCTCGCCTCTACCCTGTGCTTCTGGTCAAGCAGGACGGCTCCACCATCAACATCCGCTACCGGGAGCCCAGACGGATACTGGCGGTAAGCTTCCCTCCTTGGGGTGCAGGTCCCATTGGGCTCAGAATCACTGTGGCtagaagggagagaggagtgCTGGCAAGTGACAGAGCAGGATTGTTATGGAGAGGAGGAGGGTGACACAGCTCATTCCATGCGCCAAGTTCAGACAGCAGCAACAGGCTGTATGCAGAAAAAAACACGTCCTGAGTAAACAAgcagaagaaatttttttaaagcgtAGCtttgaagggagagaaggggaggtcCGAAGACCCTTCTGGTCCCTTCCGCTGAGTACACGTCTTCCCTCCACAGATGCCAGTGGACTTGGACGCTCTCTCCCCAGAAGAGAGGCGGGTGCGGCTCCGCAAACGTGAGGCCCAGCTCCGAGACAAGGAGGAGGAGCCGGAGCTAAGTGATAACTTTGACCTGGAGCAGTACAAGCAGTTTTGGACCAAGAAGTGACCCTGTCCCCAAGCTGCCCTCGCCTGTGATGCTGCTGAAGGGGAAGGGTGTTTATCTTTCAATGGAATGTCAGCATTTTAAAACCACCTAGTCTTTTCTTCTCATGCACTAGCTGGAGGCGGGTTCTCTGCTTCCGAGCCCCCTGGTGGGCTTAGAATTGGGTCAAATTGTGGTTTTAGGACAGTCCTCAAAGGGCATATGAGCTGTGGACATAACTGATGTCCTGGGTGCTCCTCCCACTGTCGGAAGCGCCCGCTACCGCCCAGCAACCCTCTGGGCCCTGGATCCCCCTCTCAGTGGGTACAGCAACTGGGGAGTGGGTAGGATCCAAGGATATGTGTGCCTATCCTGTACCttgcctgccctgcccctcacTTGGGCTCCTCAGTCCTGTCGGCTCGCAATGGGAAGGTGCTTGGCCCATGGGAGGGGCCGAGGGGTGCGGCCAGCCCTGTTACTAACTGCTCTCAGATCTTACCTACCAGCCAGACTTTCTTTCCACAGTGGGCTGCAGCCGTCTGCCTCAGGGGTAGGTTTCATGCTGGCTGGGCTTCCTGCAAGAACTGAGGGGTCAATTCCCAACCTTTCATGTGCAGGTGACCCAGCCCAGGCCTGCACCTCATCCTATCCCGAGGGGTTGAGTGTGGGATCCTGGCTGTTAGGCTCTTTAAACCTTGAGGGCCCATGATAGAGTGCTGCCATTTACATGGTggggaaggcattccaggcatGAGTTGGGAGGCAGCAGCCTGTGGGAAGTAACCCCGCTTCTGATGGCGGCTCACAGGGAAGGATGCTGGGCTGAGCACCCGGTCCTAGCTGCAGTCCTCCCGCTGGTCCACTGAGCACGCCAGCTGGCTGTGTGCAACTCCTGCGGATGTCTGCCCTGCAGGCTCTGCTGGCCTTCTGGCCTGCTCAGGGGCATTCCCACGTGGGTGACCTTCCCGGAGCCCTTATccttccagctgctgccccaactCCCTGCTCACCAAGTACCTTGAGAGATGCCCAACAGCAGTGTTTGTACTTGCTGTTTAGGGCCAAGTTATTCATGACATTCGTTGAAGGTGGCAAGGCAGGCCTTACCAGAGTACGGCCGTGGCTATGGGCGCAGTGGGGGGGAAGAGGCTGAGTACTACTCTGACAAGTGGAAATTTGTGTGAGGCGCAGGACGGGGTTGCTGATGGGAAGTTACTAAGAGGACCCACCCCAGTGGGAGTGCTGGCTAAACCCACCTAATGGGAttgttggtgttttttgttttattttttttacagttagttgatatttagtatattttggGTGTAATGGAATTGTTGAATGCAGGCAGGCAGATCAGATGTCCACGGGGAATGAAGAACCAGACTGGATACGGAGGGTGGGGGTTCTTACCAGAGCTGGCAGTGCAGAGATGGATCCGGAGGTCCAAGGCCTGGTTGGAGAGCTCTAGAGAGCCTGAGTGGTCAAGCAGAATCCCATCTGTACTCCTTTGTTGGGGGTGGGACCTCCCTGCTGCCTCTCTGATGCAGCCTGCGTCCTGTCATGTCACCCGCCTTGGGAGGTTACTTTGCAGTGGACACTGGTGACCCCCAGTATCCAGACCTGGGTTGGGCCTTCCCCAGGGGGCAGCGGGCTGGGGTGAGATGGGGTAGCAGGCTTAGAGCTGACCCTGCCGCTCCCAGTGCCTCGCAAGCCCCTCTACCAGCATCTCATCCTTGTCGGGCATGGCAGTACTGCCTCTGCAACAGCTCTCACCCACCGCAGCTGCCCTGTGATGCTCCACGTTTCCCACCGCAGCAAAGCTGGGACCCTGCAGAGGGCACACCTGTGGCTTTGGACCTGCTGTCCCATGCTGGAAGCCCCCGACTAGGTGCAGGGACAGGTCTGGAGCTCCCATGTGGGGAAACCGAGACCAAAACTTGACTTAGTGGTAGTGCAGGGCAGGGTTGGGGCTCAAACCGTTACTTTGTCACTGGGAGCTCCAAAACCTCAAAAGCAAGTGAGGGAGTCAACGGGAGGCGGGTCAGGAGAGCAGTTAGGGACTCTTCGTTGTCCTCCACTGAGTACCTGGGGTCTCGTGAGCGGGACACGCTAGAGCAGCCTCCTGTAAGAACCCGTACAAAGGACAGTGTAGAGCAGGGGATGGTAATTAGACCATTAGACCGCTGTCTCCAAGTCCGGTCTGTGACCAGCGATGGTGACAGGCGAGACGCATTTGTACGTCGACCAGCCCGCTGAGCCATCAGCAGTTAGCAGCAGGTGTTCGTGTGGAACCTCTGCCAGGGCTTGGGCGCACTTTCTCCCCGGCGTTGCTGCAGACCAAGAGCAGTGCCATGTGCGTCCACGCCCCTGTGACCACAGCAGGGTCCCCACACCGTGTCCACCCCTTGGCTCCCACAGCCGCGGACGTGATGGCAGAAACCTTGGTGCAGCTGGAGACTTGTCTCTCCAGCTGTTCTCCGGGGTTGCCCGTCTGCTGGATCCGGCACACGGCGCACACCAGAGACTGTGACTTTTGGGCACCGACCCTGGATCCTGGCGTCACCACACAACGTGACTTCTATAACGGCGGTCGTGCCAGCTGGTCTCGGGTTTAGCTTCGGGGCTTTGCCCGCGCGGTCCGGAGCGCTGCGCACGCGCGAGCGAGGGTGGGGACAGTGCGCAGGCGCGAACGGCGACGCGGCTGGCGCGGGCATGACGTTACGGCGAGCGACGTAGGCGCCGGAGCAGGCGCCGCGGTGGAAGGGGAGAAGGTCCGGGGGCGGAGGGTCGTCGTGCACCATGTTCGGCTCCAGCCGGGGCGGCGTGCGCGGGGGACAGGACCAGTTCAGCTGGGAGGACGTGAAGACCGACAAGCAGAGGGAGAACTACTTGGGTGAGCGCGGGTGTTGGGGGTGCGGGACGCAGGGGTGGTGGGGCGCAGAGCTGCGGTCTCGGGGGTCGGGGGCGCGCCCACCCTCGCGCCAAGGACTGGCCTCCGTCCTCGCAGGCAACTCGCTGATGGCCCCGGTGGGCCGCTGGCAGAAGGGCCGCGACCTCACCTGGTACGCCAAGGGCCGGGCGGACGGCGCGGGACTGAGCCGGGAGGAGGAGCTAGCGGCCGTGAGGCAGGCGGAGCAGGAGGCGCTCATGGCGGCGTTGTGAGTGCACC
Proteins encoded in this window:
- the MRPL55 gene encoding 39S ribosomal protein L55, mitochondrial — protein: MAAISSRLGLLPQCVVTGAVPVCRCLHTSAWWADSSRASLTRVHRQAYARLYPVLLVKQDGSTINIRYREPRRILAMPVDLDALSPEERRVRLRKREAQLRDKEEEPELSDNFDLEQYKQFWTKK